The genomic window ATCTTACGACCAGTCAAACCTGAGTCTCCTTGAGGTCCACCGATTACAAAGCGACCAGTTGGATTGATGAAGAATTTTGTCTGTTCATCCAAGTAAGAAGCCGGAATAACCTCTTTGATAACCTTGTTAATCACATCGTTGTGAATTTGTTCATTGCTAACTTCCGGGTCGTGCTGAGTTGAAATAACGACTGTATCCACACGTACTGGACGATCATTTTCATCATACTCAACCGTAACTTGTGATTTAGCATCTGGACGAAGATAGCTGATTTCACCAGACTTACGAAGTTCTGCCAAACGACGAACCAACCTGTGGCTGAGTGAGATTGGCAATGGCATGAGTTCTTCTGTCTCATCCACCGCAAATCCAAACATAAGACCTTGGTCACCAGCACCAATCAAGTCCAGCGGATCTTGATCTACATTCCCACGAACCTCCAAGGCTTCGTTAACACCTTGGGCGATATCTGGTGACTGCTCAACAAGTGACGGATGAACTCCCACCGTCTCCGCAGAAAAACCATACTCTGTATTGGTATAACCAATCTCTGCAATGGTATCACGAACCACTCGGTTAATATCTACATAAGCATGTGTAGAAATTTCACCAAAAACATGGACCGAACCTGTGTATACAGCTGTCTCGGCAGCAACGTGCGCATCTGGATCTTTAGCTAAAATAGCATCCAAAATCGCATCTGAAATTTGGTCTGCAATCTTATCTGGATGCCCCTCAGATACAGATTCAGACGTGAATAATTTACGTTCTGACATAAAAATGTCCCCCCTTAAAAAATATTGTTATAGAGTTACAAAGTACTGATAGGTATTTCTATCGTCTAAGAGTTACGACGCGAAAGAAATAAAAACGATACTTTTTTATTTCTGAAGCTAGTAAGGCGCATAGGGTGATCGCGTTATAGCGGCAACCGTAGAAGGACGAGCGACTTTGGAGCCGTCATTCTTTGCGAGTTACAAAGTACTGATAGAAATTTCTACCATCTTATCGGGACTATATAACCTTATCATTATACCACTTTTTGCTATTTTTTGCATTCTTTTCGATAATTTATAAAACAAAGTTACAAAAAGGAGCCATTCAGCTCCAATTTTGTTTTTAAAATGTTTGGCGTTTGGCTTTTCGCTCTGCACGGCCACGTGCGCGATTTTCAGCACGCTTGGTTTTGCGACGTTTTTCATCCACTGCCCATTGAATCTTCTTCTTATAGCCTGGTTTGACTTTTTTCTTTTTCTTTTTAACCAAGCCAATCATTTCAATATCAAGCTTATCCTGCTTCTTTTCACGATTAGCACGACGATCACGGTCATAGGTATCTTGAAACTCTCCATCTTTAACCATTTTCGGAGAAAACTTAATTCCTAATTTCTCCAACTCACGGATATCCGAGTCATCACTTGGTTGATAAAGGGTAATAGCTGTACCTGGTAGACCGTTTCGTCCGGTTCGACCAACACGGTGCACAAAGAAGGACAAGTCTTGCGGAATGGCGTCATTGATCACATGGCTGACACCTTCAATGTCAATTCCACGCGCTGCCAAATCCGTTGCGACAATGTACTCAAAATCAAGGTTCTTCACCTGATTCATGATCCGCTTGCGTTCACGAGGAGCAATATCTCCATGAATCTTAGCCACCTTCAATCCTTGAGCAGTCAAGTAGGCATGTAACTCATCAGCACGCGTTTTGGTGTTAACAAAAATCATTGCCAAATAAGGCTGCATCAACTGAGTCAGCTGGTAAATTTGAGCATTCTTGTCGCGGCCCTTGGTCGAAATCAACCAATTATCGATCGTATCTGAGATAACTGTTTTAGTCTTGATTTTTTCCATGACAGGATTTGACAAGTATTTTTTCAAGAACGGTTGCAATTTTTGTGGAATAGTTGCTGAAAAAACCATGAATTGCAAGTCTTTTGGAAGGCTTCCTGCAATCTTATCAACAGTTTCCAAGAATCCCATATCCAAGGTCATATCGGCTTCATCGATAACAAAGGTCTTAGCCTTGTGAATAGCCAAATCACCAGATTTGACCAAATCATAGATACGACCTGGAGTCCCGATGACAATGTGGGGCTGGCTACTCGCTAATTTATCAATCTGACGCGCCTTATCCGTCCCCCCCACATAATTAACCACACGGACTTCAACATCTGAGTGGGCCGCAATCTGACGTGCTGCTTGATAGATTTGAGTAGCTAACTCACGACTTGGAGCAGTAATGACTGCTTGCACACTATCGCTAGTTTCATCTAATTGCTGGAAAATGGGTAACAAGAAAGTATGAGTCTTTCCTGAACCAGTTTTTGACTCGCCCACCAAATCACGACCTGCCAGTACAATAGGAATTAATTTTTCTTGTACCTCTGTTGGAGTCGTAAACTTTAACTCCTCCAAGGCTTCTACTATATAATTTTTAAATTGAAATTTCTTAAATGACATACTATCCTCGATTCTATCCTTTCAATTATACCATATTTTATCCTATTGCAGTAGTCCCATTTGAGTCTCAGTCCTGTAGTAAAGATTCGAATAGATTAAAAGGTTGGAACCTCTGATTCCAACCTCTTTCATTATTTCCAGGTCAATACAGCATTCAAACCATAGTGATCACTGACTTGTGGACTATTTTGTCCATCAAAAACTACTTGTAAACTCTCTACTTCTAACTCTTTGGTCGTAAAGACGTAGTCGATTCGTAATGGCTCGGTATTGCCTTTCCAACCATCAATTTCTGGTGGAACGGTGTAGCTACCACTTCTTTCTTTCGCAACTTCAAACGCGTCTTGCAATCCTAATGGGCTAGCTAAAATCGCTTGATAGCCTTCCTGACCAGCTGGATTATTAAAATCACCTGCTAAAATCAGAGGTTTGTTCAACTCTTTTAGTACAGCCTCAAATCGTGCCCATTCTTCTTGGAAACCTTTATCCCACCAAGAGAGATGAACGCTTGCAAGAGCAAGTTCCTTGCCTTCAACCTCTGTCTCAGCCAAGGCAACACGGCGAGTATGGTAGTCCGTTGGATCATCTACATCTGATACTAAAATCTCACGCGCCTTAATAGGTGTTTTGGATAAGATTGCTACGCCTTCATGGTAGCGGTCATATCCAATATGATTGTAAGCCCAAGTCCAGTAGTAGTTTTTCCCTTTCTCAGCCAATTTTTCAACCAGAAGTCGGACATAGTGATCCTGATGAATGGGTTCTGCTGATGGTAAAGCTTGATAGTGAGTGTTAACCTCTCCCTCAGGCGAAGTCATTTCTTGATTGATCTCTTGGAAACAAATCAAATCATAGTCCTTATCAAGAATGTCTTGGAGTAAGATTTGGAATTTTTCCTCCGCTTCCTTCTCCATCCAACTGTGGGTATTGAGTGTTAGAAATTTCATGCTTTTCTCCTAAAACAAGAGGTTGGAAAACAGCTTCCAACCCCAAGTATATTACAATTCTACTTTAGCAACTGCTGTTTTAGCTGCAAGAGAACCTGTTTGTTCTAATTTAACTGATTTGAGGACATCACCATTTGTGAAGACAACCACTGTTGATGTTTTGCGTCCTGCTTCTCGAATAGCATCCAAGTCAGCTGTGACAAGAAGATCACCAGCAACCACTTTTTGTCCTTCAGAGACATGAACAGTAAATGGTTTTCCTTCAAGACTTACTGTATCCAAACCAATATGAACAAGCACTTCAAGACCTGAGTCAGTGACAAGACCAAGAGCGTGTTTTGTTGGGAAGATACTTGATACAGTACCAGTAACTGGAGATACAATGTTGCCATTTGCTGGCTCTACTGCAAATCCATCACCCATCATTTTTTGAGCAAAAACTGGATCTTCCACTTGTTCCAAGGCAACAACTTGACCGTCAGCTACTGAGTAAATATCCTCAGTTACACCCTTGTAATGTACAGTATTTTGTTGAGTTTCTGTCATTTGACTTGGAAGAGTTTCAGGAATTACTTCACCTGAGTCAAGGATATCTTGGATATCAGATTTCAATACGTCAGCTTTTGGTCCGTAGATAGCTTGAACACCTTGTCCTTTCATGACAAGACCCATAGCTCCTTCTGCTTTCCATTGTTCCTCAGTACCAACGCGATCTGCATCTTTAACAGTTACACGAAGACGAGTCATACATGCATCCACATCTACGATATTTGCACGACCACCAAGAAGGTTAATGATATTTACGGCTTGAGAAGCTGCTGCAACTTTTGGAGTTCCAGGAGCTGCTTCTTCTGATGCTCCTTCAGCAGTTTCGTAGTTTCCGTTACGTCCTGGAGTTGCGTAGTTGAATTTCTTGATCATGAAGTTGGCAATGAAGTACATGATAACCGCAAAGAGAACAGTTACCCAGATAAAGTTAACGATATCCATACCAATACCAGCATTAATTGCCAATGGTGTACGAGTCAAGAATTCAATTGAACCGAATGAGTGGACACGAAGGTGAACAATATCTGCCATAGCAAAGGCAGCACCTTGAACTACTGCATAAACAAGGTAAAGAGGCGTTGCGATGAACATGAACATATACTCAATAGGTTCAGTAACCCCTGTCAAGAATGTTGCAAGAGCTGTCGCAATCATCATACCCTTGTATTGGTGTTTCTTGTCAGCATCAACATTGCGGTAGATAGCAACGATGATACCCATCAAGATACCAAATGAACCAATCATTTGTCCAACTTTGAAACGAGCTGGAGTGACTGTTGTAAGAAGGTGTTGGTATTGGTCAGCATTTGAACCCTTAAGGTTAACAAGGTCAGTTACCCATGCAAGCCAAAGTGGATCTTGACCAAATACTTGTGTTCCTTTTGCTGCACCAGTTAACACTTCGTATGTTCCACCAAGAGCTGTGTAGTTCATTGGGATTGTCAACATGTGGTGAAGACCGAATGGCAAAAGCAAACGTTCCAAAGTACCATACAAGAATGGTGCAAGAACTGGAGCAGTTTCTTGTGAGTTGGCAATCCAAATACCGAAGTTGTTGATACCTGTTTGAACTACTGGCCAAAAGGCAGCAAGTAAAATTGCAGCAATAGTTGAACGAAGAATAACGACGAATGGTACGAAACGTTTACCATTGAAGAATGAAAGGGCATCAGGAAGTTTACGGAAGTTGTAGTATTTGTTATAAGCTGTTGCCCCAACAAAACCAGAGATAATCCCTACGAAAACCCCCATGTTAAGCGCTGGTGCCTCAAGAACGCTGATAAAGTAGTCAGCAACCTTGATTGAACCACCAAAGAAAGTAGTAACCATTGCTTCAGGGTTTTTCAACATATCGCCTGTAACACCAAAGATAGCACCTGTAATACGGTTAATCAAGATAAAGGCAAGTCCGGCTGCAAATGCACCACCTGCACGTTCTTTTGCCCAGCTTCCCCCAATAGCAAGGGCAAACAAGATATGAAGGTTACCGATAACCCCCCAACCAATTTGCTCAAGGATTCCACCTGTAATCACTAGAGGAGCAAGGTTTGGGTCGATCATCACGATTGATTTACCGATTGAGATCATCAATCCCGCCGCTGGCATAACGGCGATAACCACCATTAAAGCCTTACCGAATTTTTGCCAAAATTCGAAAGACAAGACATTTTTGAATGTAGCTTTCATCATTCAAATCTCCTTTATTTTATTTAGGCAAACGTTTTACGAAAACGTTTGCATTTGGTTATGTATTAATTATACCACTTTTATTTTTTTTGTAAAGGCTTTTATAAAAAAATTGTCTATTTTTTCAATTTTTAAAAAGGAAAAAGAGAAGTTTACGAAAACTTCTCTTTTAAAAATGTATTATTTTTCTGATTTGTACTGCAATTTGCATTTAAACCCTACTAGATCTTCAAGAATCGACGCATCGAAATTCCTGAACCAATTGAACCGATGAAAATTCCGATTATAAATAGTAGGACTGTCATCAGAGGGATAAACACATCAGGTGTAATCATTGACAAGTTTTGACCTACCAAGGATTTATTGACAGATTGATAAACCATATTGTAAACAAAGAATACAAGGACAGAAGGAATCGCTGCACCAAGCAAGCCAATAAAAGCACCTTCTAGCAAGAATGGACCACGGATATAGCCATTTCTCGCTCCTACAAGACGCATGATCTGAATCTCACGACTACGTGAAATAATGGTGATACGAATGGTGTTGGAAATGAGGAAGACTGCGATAAAAATCAAGAGCCCTGCGATAACCAATCCCCAAACACGGATAAAGGAAGCCAGTTCGAAAAGTCGTTGAGTGTTGGCTCCACCGTCTTGAACCTCTGATACTCCCTCAATTTTCTTAGCTTCTTCGGCTACTGTTTTAACATCACTCGGAGAATTTGTATCAACGATATAAGCATCATAGAGAGGGTTTGCATCCCCTTCAAAGACCTTCCAATCGTCACCCATTGTTTCCGTCAGTTTTTCATACTGTTCTTCTTTACTTGAGAAGGTAACACTCTTAACAGCAGGCATAGCTTTCAAGGCATCATAGACCTTGTGGTAGTCATTATTGGTAACTGTCTGACCTTCTTTTTCAATCGTTTCACTGTTATCAGCTACATCCTTACGAATGTAAACCATGACCCGAACATTATTTTCAATATCGGTAGCCAGTTTTGCTGTATTAAAAATTACAGATGCAAACAGGGCAACGAGTGTTAAGGTAATCATAACCGAACTCACTGCTGCTACTGTCATCCAGCCATTTCGTTTTAAACTTTTTAATGATTCAAATAAATGGCGAAAAAATCTACTAATCATCGTATCCATATTCTCCTTTAGCTTCGTCACGAACGACACGGCCATTTTCAATGGCAATGACACGGTGGCGCAAGGTATTTACAATCTGGCTATTGTGAGTCGCCATCAAGACAGTAGTACCTTGGAGATTGATGCGTTCCAACAGATTCATAATTTCCCATGAGTTATCAGGGTCCAAGTTTCCTGTTGGTTCATCGGCAATCAATACTTTAGGATTGTTGACAATCGCACGAGCAATAGCAATCCGTTGCTGTTCTCCACCTGAGAGTTCATTCGGGAAAGAACGAACCTTATGTTTCAAACCAACCAGGTCCAATACTTCCATAACACGTTTTTTGATGTTGCGACGGCTCTCACCGATTACTTCCATTGCATAGGCAATATTCTCATAAACGGTCTTCTTAGGCAAAAGTTTGTAATCCTGGAAGACTACCCCAACACTACGACGTAGCAGTGGGACATCTTTCTTCTTAATTTTAACTAAATTAAAGCCTGCAACTGTTAGGCTTCCTTTTTCGATCTTTACTTCTCGGTATAAAGCTCGAATAAAGGTTGACTTACCTGCACCAGAAGGTCCTACGATATAGGCAAACTCTCCTGGTTCAATGGTGACAGAGACACCACGCAGGGCAGTCGTTCCATTGTCATACTTTTTGACAACATCTCTCATTTCAATGATTGACATATGAGTTCCTTTCTATCTTAGCTGATTCGCCACTTGAGGTAGGCATCGATGAAACCATCAAGGTCTCCATCCATGACCTTATCTACCTGAGCAACTTCAAAGCTTGTACGGTGATCTTTTACCATGGTATAAGGCGTGAAAACATATGAACGGATTTGACTTCCCCAAGTGATTTCTTTTTTCTCACCTTTAAGAGAATCGACTTCCGCAGCTTTCTTTTCTTGCTCCATTTGATAAAGCTTAGCCTGCAACATCTTCATGGCACGATCTCTATTTCCATACTGGGTACGATCGACCGTTGATTGGACGACAGTTCCTGTAGGAATGTGTGTCAAACGCACACCTGTTGAAACCTTATTGACATTTTGTCCACCAGCACCACCTGAACGGAAGGTATCCATTTTGATATCATCTTCACGAATCTCCACTTCGATGGTATCATCCAACTCAGGCATAACCTCTACGGATGTAAATGAAGTATGGCGACGTTTGGCAGAGTCAAATGGCGAAATACGGACCAAACGGTGAACACCCATTTCTGATTTAAGTAGACCGTATGCATTGGGTCCTTCAAAAGACAAGGTCACAGATTTGATACCCGCTTCATCACCAGCCTGGTAATCCAATACTTCTACTTTAAAGCCTTTGGCATTTCCATAACGAGTATACATACGAAGCAACATATCGCCCCAGTCCTGTGCCTCAGTACCACCAGATCCTGGATGGATTTCCAAGATTGCATTATTATGGTCATAAGGTTCTGACAAGAGAAGGGTCATCTCGTAGCTGGTCATCATCTTATCCAGTTCTGTCAACTGTTCGACCAGTTCATCATGGACTGACTCGTCTTCTGCTAAAAAGTCCAATAAAATCTCAACTTCATCCTGCAACTCTTCCATTTTACGGAAGGTGTTGTAGGTGTTTTTTAATTCATTCAATTCTTGCGACGTTTTTTGGGCCGCGATATTATCGTTCCAAAAATCAGGTTCTGTCATCTTGTTTTCCAAGATGGCAATCTCTTCCTCTAAGCCTTCGAGGTCAAAGAGACCCCCTAAAAGAAGCTAATTTTTCACGATTTGCGTCAATTTTTTGACGAATTTCTGAAATGTCCATAGATACTCCTTTTCATATCGTTTTATTATACCATAATCTCTCATTTCTTTCCATATTTTGCTTTTCACCGCTTTTGATGGCAGAAGAAAAGAGGCTCTAAGGCCTCTTGTTTAAAGGACTTTAGCAGAGGTATGAGTGATCTCCTCCACTTGAATTCCTTCTTTTTCAAACTTATCCTTTAATGAAGTCAAATCGATTTTTCCATCAATTTGAACTTCGATGACGACCTTGCCATCCTTACGTGGAATGTTGACAGTATGGGAAATATTTAAATCCTCTTCTACAATTAGAGCTACAATTTTCCCCAGTACTCCGACTTCATTTTCTGTAATGAAACGAACACGAATCCCCTCTTCTCCGTATCCGGCGATTTCCAAGAAAGCCTGAAAAACATCGCGATCTGTAATGACACCGTAGACCTGATGATTGTCTACGACTGGTAATATCCCAATTTTATTTTTCAGCATCAGGTAGGTCGCATCTTCTAGACTAGCATAGCCAGAAACCGTCACGACATCTCGAATCATTACATCTTTTACTTTGGTTTTATTCAGAAGATAATTCATCTCATAGATAGAGAGACTGGTTGCTTTAGATGGGCTGGCTTCCGCAACGGTTCCTTCTGTTACCAATCCGACTAATTGATCGTTTTCGATAACAGGTAAACGGTGCAAACCTTGCTCGCGCATCAAATCTGCTGCGTGTGCTACAGTCGTATCTGGACTGATATAAACTACCTTACGGGTCATGAAATCTTTAACTGCCATGAGACTTCTCCTTCTATATTGCTACTTTTATTATACACTTTCTTAGAAAATCTATCAAACGCTTTCATCTCTTTTTCAAGATTTTGAATAATCTGAGTCTTTTACAAAAAAGAGCTCTAATCCAGAGCTCTATATGTGCAAGTTAGCAAACATTATTTAGATTTCTTTCAGTTGTTAAGGATACTAGCAACTAGTATTGAAAACCTATTATCATCTCCATCCGCAACCTAAACTAGGCTCCCAGACTAGAGGAGAATTTCTTGCGCAATCCTTATCTGACGACTAAAACAATCCACTGGATTGTTTTAGCCACCTAGATATGCTTTTCTGACTTCATCTGATGCTGCGAGTTCTTTTCCTGTTCCTGATAGGACAATCTTTCCTGTTTCAAGTACATAACCACGGTCAGAGATAGCAAGAGCCTTGTTAGCGTTCTGTTCAATTAGGAGAACCGTTGTTCCTTGCTTCTGAATATCTTGAATGATATCAAAAATTTCTTGGATAAAGATTGGGGCAAGTCCCATTGACGGCTCATCCAAGAGAAGGAGCTTAGGTGTAGACATGAGAGCACGTCCCATAGCCAACATCTGCTGTTCACCACCTGAAAGAGTTGCCGCATCTTGGTTTTTGCGTTCTTCCAGACGAGGGAAACGTGAAAAGACTTTTTTCAAGTTAGCTTGATTTTCTTCACGATTTTTCTTTAAAAAGGCTCCCATTTCTAAGTTTTCCATAACAGTCAAACCTGGGAAAACATGGCGTCCCTCAGGAACTTGTGAAAGGCCACCTGCCACAATTTTTTGCGCTGGCAACTTTTGAATTTCTTTTCCTAAAAACTGAATTTTACCAGCACTTGGACGAACCAAACCTGAAAGGGTACGAAGAATGGTTGTTTTACCAGCACCATTGGCACCAATCAAGGAAACAACTTCACCTTCATTAACCTCGAAACTTACATCACGAACTGCTTGGATCATACCGTAATGTACAGAGAGGTTTTCAACTTTTAACATAGACATTAGGCCTCACCTCCTAGATAAGCTTCGATAACGCGTTTGTTGTTCTTGATCTCATCCGGAGTCCCATGAGCAATCAACCGACCATATTCAAGAACATAGATACGCTCAGTGACTTCCATAACCAAATTCATGTCGTGTTCGATGAGCATGATAGTAATTTTAAATTCATCTTTGATACGACGAATCAATTCTGTCAATTCAGCTGTTTCTTGAGGATTCATCCCAGCTGCAGGTTCATCCAAAAAGAGAATTTTAGGTTCAGTTGCTAGAGCACGAACGATTTCTAATCGACGTTGTTGACCATAGGCTAGATTCTTCGCAAGAGTATCTGCGTCGCCATCCAAATCAAAAATCTTCAGCAAGTCCAAAGCTTTGCTTTTTAATTCTTCCTCATTCTTATAAAAAGCTGGTAGGCGAAGGAAGCTCGCAAGGACATGTTGTTTATGATGATTGCTAAATGCAATCAAAACATTTTCCAAAACTGTCAAGTCCTTGAACAAACGAATATTTTGGAAAGTACGACTGAGACCAAGTGAGGCAATCTTATAGGGAGTTTTCCCATTTAGGAGGTGACCATCTAGTGTCACAGTACCTTCGCTTGGTTCATAAACGCCGGTCAAGAGATTGAAAAGGGTTGTTTTACCAGCCCCGTTTGGTCCAATCAGACCAACCAACTCTCCCTCGTTCAATTCAAGAGTGACATCTCCAACAGCTGTTAGACCGCCAAAATGTTTGGTTAACTGTTTAACTTCAAGTAATGCCATTAATTTTGTCCCTCCTTCTTAGATTTTTTAAAGAAACGTGATAGACTCAATTCCCATGTCCCAAGAAGTCCACCTGGTCTGAAAATCATCACCAATACAAGAGCCAAGGCGTAGATGATCATACGTACGCTAGCTACATCTTGAAGGAGCATATTTAAAATTCCTAAAACAATCGCTGAAACGATGGTACCAGTAATCGATCCAAGTCCACCAAATACAACGATAATCAACACATTGATGGAATTAATAAAGGTGTAATCTTTTGGCACAACAGATCCGATAAAACCGGCCTGAAGTGAACCAGCAATACTTGCTGTAATGGCACCAAAGACAAAAGCGATAATTTTGATCTTTGTAGTGTTTACCCCAACGGACTCTGCAGCAATTTCATCCTCACGAACAGATAGAGTAGAGCGTCCAATTGGACTACGTAAGAAGTTGAGGGTTGCAATAGTTGTGATCACTACAAAAAGATACACCATTTGCCAGTTGGTAAAGTTTGGAATACCCAAGATACCAGCGGCACCGTTGGTCAAACTACCACCATTAATGATAAAGATACGAATGATTTCTGAAACACCTAGTGTCGCAACAGCCAGATAGTCACCCTTCAAACGGAGTGTTGGAATCCCAACGAGCAAAGCGACTGCACCAGAAATCAAGGCGCCCAAGACCATTGCTCCAAAGAAGGCACCATAAGTTGGTGATTTTGAACCAATAATCGCTGCTGCATAAGCCCCAATCGCCATAAAACCCGCATGACCGAGTGAGAATTGTCCTGAAAAACCAACGATTAAGTTCAGACCTACTGCAAGGATGATATTAATCCCAATTTGTTCTAAAATTTGGACATGGAATAGATTGAG from Streptococcus oralis includes these protein-coding regions:
- a CDS encoding branched-chain amino acid ABC transporter permease, coding for MKTNLKVNILWLFLLLAGYGLIGVLVSAGVLNLFHVQILEQIGINIILAVGLNLIVGFSGQFSLGHAGFMAIGAYAAAIIGSKSPTYGAFFGAMVLGALISGAVALLVGIPTLRLKGDYLAVATLGVSEIIRIFIINGGSLTNGAAGILGIPNFTNWQMVYLFVVITTIATLNFLRSPIGRSTLSVREDEIAAESVGVNTTKIKIIAFVFGAITASIAGSLQAGFIGSVVPKDYTFINSINVLIIVVFGGLGSITGTIVSAIVLGILNMLLQDVASVRMIIYALALVLVMIFRPGGLLGTWELSLSRFFKKSKKEGQN
- a CDS encoding ABC transporter ATP-binding protein, producing MALLEVKQLTKHFGGLTAVGDVTLELNEGELVGLIGPNGAGKTTLFNLLTGVYEPSEGTVTLDGHLLNGKTPYKIASLGLSRTFQNIRLFKDLTVLENVLIAFSNHHKQHVLASFLRLPAFYKNEEELKSKALDLLKIFDLDGDADTLAKNLAYGQQRRLEIVRALATEPKILFLDEPAAGMNPQETAELTELIRRIKDEFKITIMLIEHDMNLVMEVTERIYVLEYGRLIAHGTPDEIKNNKRVIEAYLGGEA